The window CTTGCCGTTGTACCATCGCCATAGAATGGAATTTCCATACCTTCTGAAATAAGCTTGGTAAACTTATGGATGGCAAGATCTGGGCGCTGTCTCGGTCCATATACCGTGAAGAATCTCAGGTGAATCATATCGATATGATAAAGATTGTGATACACATGGCCTAAAATTTCTCCGCACTTTTTTGTTGCGGCATATGGAGAAATTGGATTGTCTACATTATCTGTCTCTGCAAAAGGGATCTTTTCGTTGTTTCCATAAACACTTGATGAAGAAGCACAAATAAATTTTTTAATATTGAATGCTTTGCAAAGTTCCCAAAGGTTCATTGTTCCGCGAACATTTACTTCTTCATATTCCAAAGGCCTTTCAATAGAAGGGCGAACGCCTGCTAATGCCGCAAGATGAATCACCATATCAATCGAGTAATTTCTAAAAATGTTTTCAAGACCTTTTTTGTCCCTGATATCCTGATAGTAAAGGGAATATTGATCAGACTGAGAGAGGGAAATCAGCCGTTGAATATCTGCCTCTTTATCAGAAAATTCAAAATCCGAAATTCTATCAATAGACTCTAAAGTATTTTTAATTTTGATCTGATAGCTGTAGAAATCATCAAAATTGTCAATGTTTATGACAGAATGTCCATTTCTTAATAATTTCTCTATTAAATGGGAACCAATGAAGCCGCTTCCTCCGGTTACAAGATAAGTCATTTGTTGATTTTAATAGACAAATTTATTAATAAAACTTGAATAGTGTTT of the Chryseobacterium capnotolerans genome contains:
- a CDS encoding GDP-mannose 4,6-dehydratase, whose amino-acid sequence is MTYLVTGGSGFIGSHLIEKLLRNGHSVINIDNFDDFYSYQIKIKNTLESIDRISDFEFSDKEADIQRLISLSQSDQYSLYYQDIRDKKGLENIFRNYSIDMVIHLAALAGVRPSIERPLEYEEVNVRGTMNLWELCKAFNIKKFICASSSSVYGNNEKIPFAETDNVDNPISPYAATKKCGEILGHVYHNLYHIDMIHLRFFTVYGPRQRPDLAIHKFTKLISEGMEIPFYGDGTTARDYTYIDDIIDGIMKSVLYLENNSNVYEILNLGENEVVTLTEMVATIEKTLSMTAFRKILPMQPGDVTKTNADITKAKTLLGYKPDTDFQNGIKKFVEWFLRKRQ